Within the Enterobacter roggenkampii genome, the region CAGAAAAACAGTGCGATGCGACGGCTGTCATTACGAAGTAATGCGGATATGTATGCCTGGATCAACAGTACACAGGGAATGAGAGAGCTGAGTTTGCTATCAGCCTATGGAGAGTTCGAGGAATGGAAAAAACCGATTCAACAAGACATATCGCCATCATCGAAAATTGCGCGATGAGTGCCGTCGGGCTACAGCATCTTTTTGCGATGCCCGGCCTGAGCCATTATCAGCTACACCTGTTTAGTGAATTTGACAGTTTTAAGAATGCACTTCATCACGTTAATTTTTTCTCGCTGATCTACTCCCTTTCCGATGCGCGAGAGGAGCGCCGTAACTGCCTGGCGCACCTGCGGGATCTGGCGTTTACGCACGGTCATATCCAGCGCATCATTTTGGTTTCTGACGAGATGGAAGCACGGTTAATTAGCCATCTTTCGCCATCGCGCCTGCACGGAGTAGTCAGTAAATCGGTGACGCTTGAGCATCTGCAGAAGGAACTCGTGGAGTTGCTGAGCGAAACGCTGCGCATCAATGACAATATGCTGAATCACTGGTACCGGAGTCAGAACAGGATGCTAAGCCCCACAGAGCGGGCAATATTGCGTTATATGTCCTGCGGGTATTCCATCCCTGAAATCGCGGCACAGCTTGAACGGAATATTAAGACCATTCGGGCACATAAGTTTAATGCGATGGTGAAACTGGGCGTGAATTCAGACGTAGGGTTGCTCGATGCGGCGGATATTATTACGCATCTTCCTGCAAGAGAGCCGCAATGTTTGGCTCTCCTCACGCCCACATTTTTATAACCCGTCTTTTGCGCGCCAGATACACTCTGGCGCGTCAATCAGATACAGACATCCACCCATTTTGCGGAAGTCAGTTCTGCCATTCTGTCAGGTGAAATGCGCACAGCGCTGTGAATTGCGCCTGCGGCGGGCAGCACTTCGGCGTACTGCTTCAAAGAGATATCGCAATATACCGCGAGCGGGTTTTCCAGTCCGAACGGGCATACACCGCCAACGGGATGACCGGTAATGGTCACCACTTCATCACTGCTGAGCATGCGCGCTTTCGCACCGAACGTGTCTTTGAGCTTTTTGTTATCCAGACGCGCGTCGCCTTTCGCCACCACCAGGATCACCTCATTTTTAACCTTGAGTGAAAGGGTCTTGGCGATTTGTCCCGGCTCGACACGATGGGCGGCAGCAGCCAACGCAACGGTAGCAGTACTTTGACTAAGCTCAATAACGTCTATATCCGGCGCGTTGTCGGCAAAAAACTGCTGTACAGACTGCAAACTCATTGTTTCCTCCTGACAAATATCCTGCGTAATCTGTCATAAGAATTTATGCTCTGTAAATATCTCTTAAGTAACAAATACCCCAAACGGCTGATTTCTGGATCCTCTTCACAATCAAAGAAACCGGTTACAGTAACCGGTTGCAGAGCGGAGAGCGTAGATTAATACTGAGTACGTAACGACCCCTGTATCCAATAATAAGAGCCAAATATGAAACCATTTCGTCTGAGCAGTACCGCTGGTTGGCAAGCCAGCAAGGTTGTGAAGCTGATGTATGGAACAACGTGCGGCGCGTATGTGCCCGTAACAAACGTCTGACAGGAGATCTGCCATGTCTGCCAACCATGCTGCGTTTAATCTGATATTCCGTTTCGTCGAAAATTACGTCAGCCCGATAGCCGGGCGGATCTCTTCCCAGCGTCACGTTATGGCGATTCGTGACGGGTTCATCTCCGCGATGCCGTTTATGATTGTGGGTTCGTTTTTGTTAGTCTTTGCTTACCCACCTTTTTCGCCTGATACCACCTGGGGTTTCGCCCGCGCCTGGCTGGATATGGCGAAGCAGTTTGAAGGCCAAATCCTGACGCCGTTTGATATGACGATGGGCATCATGTCCATTTATATCTGTGCCGCCATTGCCTATAACCTTGGCAAACACTACGTCAAATCTCATCAGCTGGACCCCTTTATGTGCGCCATGCTGTCGCTGATGGCGTTTCTGCTGGTCGCGGCACCGAAAACCAAAGGCACGCTCCCTGTCGACAGCCTGGGGGGAACGGGCATTTTTACCGCGATTCTGGTGGCGATTTATTGCGTTGAGATGATGCGTTTCCTCAAAGCGCATAACATCGGCATTCGTCTGCCGGACCAGGTCCCGCCGATGATCAAAAACTCTTTTGATCTGCTGATCCCGGTGCTGGTGGTGGTGGTGACCCTTTATCCTCTGAGCCTGGTGATTCAGTCTCAGTTTGGCATGCTGATCCCGCAGGCCATTATGTCGGTCTTTAAACCTCTGGTTTCCGCGGCAGATTCCCTGCCTGCGATCCTGCTGGCCGTGTTGATTGGTCATCTGCTCTGGTTCGCCGGGATCCACGGTGCCGCTATCGTCTCCGGGATGCTGCAGATGTTCTGGCTGACGAACCTTGGCGCAAACCAGACCGCGCTGGCCGCCGGTCAGCCTTTGCCGCATATTTTTATGGAAGCGTTCTGGACGTTCTTTATCGTGATTGGCGGCTCGGGCGCCACGATGGGATTGGTGATTTGCTATCTGCGCAGCCGTTCAGCGCATTTACGCTCTATCGGGCGTTTGAGCGTGGTACCCAGCTTCTTTAACATCAACGAGCCGGTCATTTTCGGTACGCCAATCGTGATGAACCCGGTGTTCTTTATCCCGTTCCTGCTGGCACCGATGGTTAACGCCGTGCTGGCGTGGGCGGCGATGACCTTTGATTTGATCGGCCGCGTCATCTCCGTGGTTCCCTGGACGGCACCGGCGCCGATAGGCGCAGCGTGGGCCCTGGGCTGGGATTTCCGCGCGGCGATTCTGGTTGTGGTTCTGGCCTGCGTATCGGCGATCATCTACTTCCCGTTCTTCAAAGTGTATGAGAAGCAGCTGCTGGAGCAGGAAGCGGAAGAAGCGCAGCGTAGCGCGGAAGAGGACAATCAGCAGGTGGCCTAGGTAAAAGCAAAACGGCAACGCAGGTTGCCGTTTTTAGTGTTTGTCGGCCCGGTAAGCGAAGCGCCACCGGGCAAATCACTGCTCTACTTCAGCGTGCAATCCCCACACTGCTTAACGTCCGGCAGGCGATAGCGCTGGCAGCAGGTGCGGCGAACCAGAAGCCCATCACGGAGCACGACGGTGCGGAATAGCGGGTTGTCACGGCCATCGGAAAGCTGCTTTGCAAAGAAACAGGACTGACGCAGGGCCTCAACGTTCTCATCACCGAGAAGCGGCTTCATTTCCGTTAAATACCAGTGGATTAAATAGCCCGTATTGCTCCAGATAAGCTTCCCAATAATCTCTCCCGTCGCTTCCAGCGCTTCCACCACCGGGATCAGGGCCTGCGTGATGAGCCGCTCCATACGTTCCTGAGCAGTGAGGCGTTCAGCGCTGTGGTCTTCGTGGAGATCAATCCAGAAACAGGCCGCACGTCCGGTTTCGTGAAACTCGACGTGGAAATTATCCGGCGAGAGTTCAAGCATGCTCTTCTGTGTTAACAGCGCCAGCATGAGCGGAGGCACCATCAGCCCGATATACCACTGCGCCCAGAGGGAGAGCAGGGGTTTATTTTCCCGCGTAAGGGTAGGCTGGTTGCGATAGATATGGTCGGAATAGGTGGCCAGCAGTGATTGCAGCTTAGACGGTTGGCGCCACTCTGAGAGCGTCATCGCGTGGGACGGGGGCGCTTCATCAAGCCGGATAAAGTCCAGCAGGTGGGCACGCGTTTCCGCAATCTTTTCCCGTATCGCATCTGCAAGCGAAGCATTCCCGCTGGTGAGCGGCGCTCGCCAGAGGAGAGGTTCGACGATGTGTGCGGTATGCGTGGCCATAGTATAGATAGAAATCTAAATGATAATGATTGCCAATCCTAACTATTGCTCATACCAATGGCAAGACTTT harbors:
- the bglJ gene encoding DNA-binding transcriptional activator BglJ; the encoded protein is MSAVGLQHLFAMPGLSHYQLHLFSEFDSFKNALHHVNFFSLIYSLSDAREERRNCLAHLRDLAFTHGHIQRIILVSDEMEARLISHLSPSRLHGVVSKSVTLEHLQKELVELLSETLRINDNMLNHWYRSQNRMLSPTERAILRYMSCGYSIPEIAAQLERNIKTIRAHKFNAMVKLGVNSDVGLLDAADIITHLPAREPQCLALLTPTFL
- a CDS encoding YbaK/EbsC family protein, encoding MSLQSVQQFFADNAPDIDVIELSQSTATVALAAAAHRVEPGQIAKTLSLKVKNEVILVVAKGDARLDNKKLKDTFGAKARMLSSDEVVTITGHPVGGVCPFGLENPLAVYCDISLKQYAEVLPAAGAIHSAVRISPDRMAELTSAKWVDVCI
- a CDS encoding PTS cellobiose transporter subunit IIC, whose product is MSANHAAFNLIFRFVENYVSPIAGRISSQRHVMAIRDGFISAMPFMIVGSFLLVFAYPPFSPDTTWGFARAWLDMAKQFEGQILTPFDMTMGIMSIYICAAIAYNLGKHYVKSHQLDPFMCAMLSLMAFLLVAAPKTKGTLPVDSLGGTGIFTAILVAIYCVEMMRFLKAHNIGIRLPDQVPPMIKNSFDLLIPVLVVVVTLYPLSLVIQSQFGMLIPQAIMSVFKPLVSAADSLPAILLAVLIGHLLWFAGIHGAAIVSGMLQMFWLTNLGANQTALAAGQPLPHIFMEAFWTFFIVIGGSGATMGLVICYLRSRSAHLRSIGRLSVVPSFFNINEPVIFGTPIVMNPVFFIPFLLAPMVNAVLAWAAMTFDLIGRVISVVPWTAPAPIGAAWALGWDFRAAILVVVLACVSAIIYFPFFKVYEKQLLEQEAEEAQRSAEEDNQQVA
- the fhuF gene encoding siderophore-iron reductase FhuF gives rise to the protein MATHTAHIVEPLLWRAPLTSGNASLADAIREKIAETRAHLLDFIRLDEAPPSHAMTLSEWRQPSKLQSLLATYSDHIYRNQPTLTRENKPLLSLWAQWYIGLMVPPLMLALLTQKSMLELSPDNFHVEFHETGRAACFWIDLHEDHSAERLTAQERMERLITQALIPVVEALEATGEIIGKLIWSNTGYLIHWYLTEMKPLLGDENVEALRQSCFFAKQLSDGRDNPLFRTVVLRDGLLVRRTCCQRYRLPDVKQCGDCTLK